In one window of Dermochelys coriacea isolate rDerCor1 chromosome 3, rDerCor1.pri.v4, whole genome shotgun sequence DNA:
- the LOC119853785 gene encoding nuclear receptor subfamily 0 group B member 2-like, which produces MSSQASPEKFRKCQCETSHPQSILYQILNKEQDETTWRPQYYPPCYSISSAGCPCEGNRKVVLRTPEVTCMRASEVLLKTITFIRNLPSFYHLPQEDQALLVQQCWAPLFVLGLAQEWVDFELKEISGPSLLKKILLNQSLTDSDKVENSSLGASLADVQKMRNFLENFWNSDICAKEYAYLKGIILFNPELPGLRFRHYVQTLQQEAQSTLMEFSSMMYNRNLGRFAWILGLLASLKAINAETIAELFFRPILGEVNLNDLLLETLYFKQDLL; this is translated from the exons ATGAGTAGTCAGGCCTCACCTGAGAAGTTTAGAAAATGCCAGTGTGAGACAAGTCATCCCCAGAGCATCCTTTACCAGATCCTTAACAAAGAGCAGGATGAGACCACATGGCGTCCCCAGTACTACCCTCCTTGCTACTCGATATCAAGTGCTGGCTGTCCCTGTGAGGGCAACAGGAAAGTTGTCCTCAGAACTCCAGAAGTCACCTGCATGAGAGCTTCTGAAGTGCTCTTAAAGACGATAACTTTTATAAGAAACTTGCCTTCTTTTTATCATTTGCCCCAGGAGGATCAGGCACTTCTAGTACAACAGTGCTGGGCCCCTCTCTTTGTCTTGGGCCTggcacaggagtgggtggatttTGAACTGAAAGAGATTTCAGGCCCTAGTTTGTTGAAAAAAATCCTTCTCAATCAGTCTCTGACAGATAGTGACAAAGTGGAGAACTCCTCCCTGGGAGCATCATTAGCAGACGTTCAGAAGATGAGGAATTTCCTGGAGAACTTCTGGAATTCAGACATATGTGCAAAAGAATATGCCTATCTGAAAGGAATTATTCTCTTTAACCCTG AACTGCCTGGCCTAAGATTTCGTCACTATGTGCAAACCCTGCAGCAGGAAGCCCAGAGCACTCTAATGGAATTTAGCTCAATGATGTACAACAGAAACCTAGGCAGATTTGCTTGGATTCTTGGGCTGCTCGCCAGCCTCAAAGCCATTAATGCAGAGACTATtgcagaactcttcttcagaccTATTTTAGGAGAGGTTAACCTAAATGATTTACTTCTAGAAACCCTGTATTTCAAGCAAGacctactttaa